A region from the Arcanobacterium buesumense genome encodes:
- a CDS encoding RNA polymerase-binding protein RbpA — protein MVERSLRGMKIGANSLETDIGVALVERHDETYLCSRGHRFTVTFAHDADVPATWECKCGAEAKLIGDHGEEGEEKIIKPARTHWDMLLERRSKEELQVLLDERLELLRTGRLYARRH, from the coding sequence ATGGTAGAACGCTCGTTGCGTGGAATGAAAATCGGCGCGAATTCACTAGAGACAGATATTGGTGTTGCACTCGTTGAACGCCACGATGAAACATATTTATGTTCACGTGGCCATCGCTTTACTGTCACTTTCGCACACGATGCAGATGTGCCAGCTACATGGGAATGCAAATGTGGCGCTGAAGCTAAACTTATTGGCGATCATGGCGAAGAAGGCGAAGAAAAAATTATTAAACCGGCCCGCACTCATTGGGATATGCTCCTAGAACGCCGTTCTAAAGAAGAACTGCAAGTTCTTCTCGACGAACGCCTAGAGCTACTTCGCACCGGCCGTCTTTACGCTCGGCGGCACTGA
- a CDS encoding MerR family transcriptional regulator: protein MLFGDTLPDLDTETGYRGPAVCRAIGITYRQLDHWARTGVVEPSIQNALGSGSQRLYSFRDVLVLKIVKRLLDTGVSLQQIRVAITQLAEYGVDDLASVTLMSDGASVYLCASNDEVIDLINGGQGVFGIALGKVWREVEGSLSEIPTMRVQDEIVDELAARRKARLASAN, encoded by the coding sequence ATGCTTTTTGGGGATACGTTGCCAGATCTCGATACTGAAACTGGCTACCGTGGCCCGGCAGTTTGTCGTGCCATAGGTATCACGTATCGTCAACTTGATCACTGGGCGCGTACCGGGGTAGTTGAGCCATCAATACAGAACGCTCTTGGATCTGGCTCACAACGTCTTTATTCCTTCCGCGATGTTTTGGTTCTGAAAATTGTTAAGCGGCTTTTAGATACTGGTGTTTCTCTTCAGCAGATTCGAGTTGCCATTACGCAACTTGCCGAATACGGCGTTGATGACCTTGCTTCAGTAACGCTTATGTCCGACGGCGCTTCGGTCTATTTATGCGCCTCGAACGATGAAGTTATCGATCTTATCAATGGTGGCCAAGGAGTATTTGGAATTGCCCTTGGCAAAGTATGGCGTGAAGTTGAAGGTTCGTTAAGCGAGATTCCAACTATGCGTGTTCAGGACGAAATTGTTGATGAGTTAGCTGCGCGGCGTAAAGCTCGGTTAGCTTCGGCTAATTAA